A genomic window from Thunnus maccoyii chromosome 2, fThuMac1.1, whole genome shotgun sequence includes:
- the ptp4a1 gene encoding protein tyrosine phosphatase type IVA 1 gives MARMNRPAPVEITYKNMRFLITHNPTNATLNKFIEELKKYGVTTVVRVCEATYDATLVVKEGIQVLDWPFDDGAPPSNQIVDDWLNLLKLKFREEPGCCIAVHCVAGLGRAPVLVALALIECGMKYEDAVQFIRQKRRGAFNSKQLFYLEKYRPKMRLRFKDSNGHRNNCCIQ, from the exons ATGGCTCGTATGAATAGACCGGCCCCTGTGGAGATCACCTACAAAAACATGAGGTTCCTCATTACCCACAATCCCACCAACGCCACCCTGAACAAGTTCATCGAG gAGCTGAAGAAATATGGAGTCACCACCGTCGTGAGAGTTTGTGAGGCCACCTATGACGCCACCCTGGTGGTGAAAGAGGGAATCCAGGTTCTG GATTGGCCGTTCGACGACGGCGCTCCTCCCTCCAACCAGATCGTTGACGATTGGCTGAACCTGCTGAAGCTGAAGTTCAGGGAGGAGCCCGGCTGCTGCATCGCTGTCCACTGTGTGGCGGGGCTGGGGAG AGCTCCTGTTCTGGTCGCGCTCGCCTTGATTGAATGTGGGATGAAATATGAAGATGCTGTCCAGTTCATTCGACA GAAGCGTCGAGGAGCGTTCAACAGTAAGCAGCTGTTCTACCTGGAGAAATATCGTCCAAAGATGCGTCTGCGCTTCAAAGATTCCAACGGCCATCGCAATAACTGCTGCATCCAGTAG
- the lgsn gene encoding lengsin, whose amino-acid sequence MSLGNRKGVRVTGKYVPPVDWSSGEGPSIVHPSTCIPLPPDTPTVISIGPLPHRPPERVDDPRMDEPAAGDDWTREKGVPRQTMEELKTILRDSPLLSIRGRDDGKPGSPYTYLHGSSGGGGGRPDGRQDDGNSHRAFSTFKPNSDASRRGPRSTDSTSIQLPSSMDSSSSFRADANTNRQPAVRTHTYASGDSWGETGTSHQGSENEVVESSGNQKFVSAMEQIKQQIARENINFVRFEATDLHGVSRSKTVPVRFFHEKSVYGIPMPRSYLELTLSPKSNEVDNANTANFSSDVLLIPDLSTFRILPWAEQTARVICDPCTVTGGPLRTSPRLIAKQLLGQLQTMGFSLHSSFTYECCVLGAPDRIGPKTLLFPATTLLSNHDLPFFQQLVDSMYCMGADIDSIASASGPGQMEINLRPEFGIAAADSAFTFRTGIKEMARKYSYIASFFTDDGLYNAGVLAHSLWDANGRRSLFHSGEKASELSEIGRKWLAGLLTHSAALSCLMSPGLGCRSHIAKTIKDPKRMLYATCGCNDNGCSFNVKCHGGRETHIDNKLGSAMANPYIVLAATVAAGLDGIKRNLSVESGLNKAPAQQKEFAIPVKLDDALEALGEDHVIRSTLGEPFVQYFIAMKRFEIETQELDDERNKCLEYFI is encoded by the exons ATGAGCCTGGGCAACAGGAAGGGAGTGAGAGTGACTGGGAAATATGTGCCTCCTGTGGACTGGAGCAGCGGAGAGGGTCCATCCATCGTCCATCCGTCCACCTGCATCCCCCTACCACCAGACACCCCCACCGTGATCTCCATCGGCCCTCTGCCTCACAGGCCTCCAGAACGAGTTGATGATCCCAGGATGGACGAACCTGCTGCTGGGGACGACTGGACCAGGGAGAAGGGCGTCCCCAGGCAGACCATGGAGGAGCTGAAGACCATCCTGAGGGACAGTCCTCTGCTCAGCATCCGAGGAAGAGATGACGGGAAACCGGGGAGTCCTTATACATACCTCCATGGGAGCAGTGGCGGTGGTGGTGGCCGGCCCGACGGACGGCAGGACGATGGAAACTCACACAGGGCGTTCAGCACCTTCAAACCCAACTCTGACGCTTCCAGAAGGGGGCCCAGGTCCACAGATAGCACATCTATTCAGCTCCCTTCCAGCATGGATTCATCCAGCTCATTCAGGGCTGATGCCAACACAAATAGGCAGCCTGCAGTTAGGACGCACACATATGCAAGCGGTGACTCCTGGGGCGAGACTGGAACTTCTCATCAAG GTAGCGAAAACGAAGTTGTTGAGAGCTCTGGGAATCAGAAGTTCGTTTCAGCCATGGAGCAGATCAAACAGCAGATAGCCCGAGAAAACATCAACTTTGTCCGCTTTGAGGCCACCGACCTCCATGGGGTGTCCAGGTCCAAGACAGTGCCTGTCCGCTTCTTCCAT GAGAAATCGGTATATGGTATACCGATGCCAAGAAGCTACTTGGAGCTGACTTTGAGCCCTAAGAGCAACGAAGTGGACAACGCCAACACTGCCAACTTCAGCAGCGATGTACTTCTGATCCCTGACCTCTCAACCTTCAGGATCCTACCCTGGGCAGAGCAGACAGCACGGGTCATCTGCGACCCCTGTACAGTGACAGGAGGCCCCCTTCGTACTTCCCCTCGCCTCATTGCCAAGCAGCTCCTCGGTCAGCTCCAAACCATGGGATTCTCCCTGCACTCCTCCTTCACCTATGAATGCTGCGTCCTTGGGGCACCAGACCGAATTGGACCAAAGACCCTCCTGTTCCCCGCCACCACCCTTCTGAGCAACCACGACCTGCCTTTCTTCCAGCAACTAGTGGACAGCATGTACTGCATGGGTGCAGACATAGACAGCATCGCCTCCGCCAGCGGCCCCGGCCAAATGGAAATCAACCTGAGGCCAGAGTTTGGGATTGCAGCCGCAGATAGCGCCTTCACCTTCCGCACCGGAATCAAAGAGATGGCTCGTAAATACAGCTACATCGCCAGCTTCTTCACCGATGATGGTCTGTACAATGCCGGGGTGCTCGCTCACAGCCTGTGGGATGCCAATGGGCGTCGTAGCCTGTTCCACAGTGGAGAGAAGGCAAGCGAGCTGTCTGAGATTGGCAGGAAATGGCTGGCTGGGCTCCTCACCCACTCTGCTGCCCTGAGCTGCCTGATGTCGCCCGGCTTGGGCTGCCGGAGCCACATCGCCAAGACAATCAAAGACCCCAAACGGATGCTGTACGCCACCTGCGGCTGCAATGATAATGGCTGCTCCTTCAACGTCAAGTGCCACGGCGGGAGGGAGACTCACATTGACAACAAGCTGGGCTCAGCCATGGCCAACCCTTACATTGTGCTGGCGGCTACAGTGGCAGCAGGACTGGACGGCATTAAACGCAACCTGAGCGTCGAGAGCGGTCTAAACAAAGCCCCCGCTCAGCAGAAGGAGTTCGCCATTCCCGTGAAGCTCGACGATGCTCTGGAGGCGTTGGGGGAGGACCACGTCATCCGCAGCACCCTTGGAGAGCCGTTTGTTCAGTATTTCATCGCTATGAAAAGGTTTGAGATTGAGACCCAAGAACTGGATGATGAGAGGAACAAGTGCTTGGAGTATTTCATCTAG